The Megasphaera stantonii genome includes a window with the following:
- a CDS encoding amidohydrolase — MNDADMIKTYMKTYEGQIRQWRRQFHEYPETSFQERRTTLRIVNILEDMGIPCEVNPEQHTGVVAKIEGDHPGKAVALRADIDALPVQEANDVPFKSRCSGCMHACGHDGHIAVLLGAARMLVNMKDRLYGTVYLIFQPGEETGRGAPYMIRFGNWYEEIGSIFGGHLWIDVPSGKVSVEKGERMAAADEFTILVHGLAGHGSQPQQTVDATVVASAIVLNLQSVVSRHVSPLDSVVLTVGTMKSGTRFNIISGEAELRGTTRYFKKEMAEDIKTTMERIVQNTAAAYGASAELQYRVMVPPVVNEEGCSAIAEDAVRKILGGDAVTTLEKTTGGEDFAYYLEKKPGCFALIGIYNPDVGAVHSHHSDTFTLDESALPGAAGIYAMYAVDWLRLHS, encoded by the coding sequence ATGAACGACGCCGATATGATTAAAACATATATGAAAACATACGAAGGACAGATTCGCCAGTGGCGGCGGCAGTTTCACGAATATCCGGAAACGAGCTTTCAGGAACGGCGGACGACGCTGCGAATCGTCAATATTCTGGAAGACATGGGCATTCCGTGCGAAGTGAATCCGGAGCAGCATACGGGCGTAGTCGCTAAGATTGAAGGGGATCATCCGGGAAAAGCTGTGGCCCTGCGGGCCGACATAGACGCCCTGCCCGTACAGGAAGCAAACGACGTGCCCTTCAAATCGCGCTGCAGCGGCTGTATGCACGCCTGCGGCCACGACGGCCATATCGCCGTGTTATTAGGGGCGGCGCGTATGCTGGTCAACATGAAGGACCGGCTGTACGGCACGGTGTATTTGATTTTTCAGCCCGGCGAAGAAACGGGGCGCGGCGCGCCGTATATGATACGCTTTGGAAACTGGTATGAAGAAATCGGCTCCATCTTCGGCGGCCATCTTTGGATCGACGTGCCGTCGGGGAAGGTGTCCGTCGAAAAAGGTGAACGGATGGCGGCGGCCGATGAATTCACCATTCTCGTACACGGCCTGGCAGGCCACGGCTCGCAGCCTCAGCAGACCGTGGACGCTACGGTCGTCGCGTCGGCCATCGTCCTGAATTTGCAGAGCGTCGTGTCGCGTCATGTCAGTCCGCTGGATTCGGTCGTCCTGACAGTCGGAACCATGAAGAGCGGCACGCGGTTCAACATCATTTCCGGCGAAGCGGAGCTGCGCGGTACGACGCGGTATTTCAAGAAAGAAATGGCGGAGGACATCAAGACGACGATGGAACGGATTGTTCAGAACACGGCGGCGGCTTACGGCGCCTCGGCAGAACTGCAGTACCGGGTCATGGTACCGCCCGTCGTCAACGAGGAAGGCTGCTCGGCCATTGCGGAAGACGCCGTCAGAAAGATTTTGGGCGGCGACGCCGTGACGACGCTGGAAAAGACGACAGGCGGCGAAGACTTCGCCTACTATCTGGAGAAGAAGCCCGGGTGCTTTGCCCTGATCGGCATTTATAATCCCGACGTCGGCGCCGTGCATTCCCATCACAGCGATACCTTTACGCTTGACGAATCGGCGCTGCCGGGAGCGGCCGGCATCTACGCCATGTATGCCGTAGACTGGCTGCGGCTT